In Dietzia sp. ANT_WB102, a genomic segment contains:
- the rimI gene encoding ribosomal protein S18-alanine N-acetyltransferase translates to MSGPHPGAIVHDQLVADDAMRCAELERVLFPADGPWSAAALMSEIGSRHNSCFAARVDDLLVGYAVLAALGPEGDREYEVHTIGVDPSFQGRGIGRALLRRMLDVADADMAPVVLDVRTDNVPARTLYETHGFEVVGLRPRYYRPSMADAHLMVRPAVGGRERDGAKGRSR, encoded by the coding sequence ATGAGCGGTCCGCACCCGGGTGCCATCGTCCACGACCAACTCGTCGCCGACGACGCCATGCGGTGTGCAGAACTAGAGAGGGTGCTGTTCCCCGCCGACGGTCCGTGGTCGGCGGCGGCGCTGATGTCGGAGATCGGATCGCGGCACAACAGCTGCTTCGCGGCGCGAGTGGACGACCTCCTGGTCGGCTATGCCGTGCTCGCCGCGCTCGGGCCCGAGGGCGACCGGGAATACGAGGTGCACACCATCGGGGTCGATCCGAGTTTTCAGGGACGCGGGATCGGACGCGCACTGCTGCGCCGCATGCTCGACGTCGCGGACGCCGACATGGCGCCGGTGGTGCTGGACGTGCGGACCGACAACGTGCCGGCCCGCACCCTGTACGAGACCCACGGATTCGAGGTGGTGGGGCTGCGGCCCCGGTACTACCGACCCAGCATGGCCGATGCGCACCTCATGGTGAGGCCAGCGGTGGGCGGTCGCGAGCGCGATGGAGCGAAGGGGAGAAGCCGGTGA
- the tsaD gene encoding tRNA (adenosine(37)-N6)-threonylcarbamoyltransferase complex transferase subunit TsaD: protein MGIESSCDETGVAVARVDDDGRAELLSDVVASSMSEHARFGGVVPEIASRAHLEALVPTVRAALAEAGVERPDAVAATIGPGLSGALLVGSSAAKAYAAAWGVPFYAVNHLVGHVAVAGFDGGPLTECVALLVSGGHTQLLHVRSLAEPVVELGSTLDDAAGEAYDKVARLLGLGYPGGPVIDRLAGVGDPRAIPFPRGMTGPRDARYDFSFSGLKTAVARRIEAAERDGDELEVADVAASFQEAVADVLTVKAVRACTDLGVDTLLIGGGVAANSRLRELAAQRCADAGLALRVPRPRLCTDNGAMVVGVASALLAAGAAPSPLTVAADPGLPVQVTQVA from the coding sequence ATGGGGATAGAGAGTTCATGCGACGAGACGGGCGTCGCCGTCGCTCGGGTGGACGACGACGGTAGAGCCGAGTTGCTGTCCGACGTGGTCGCCTCATCGATGTCCGAGCACGCCCGGTTCGGCGGTGTGGTGCCGGAGATCGCCTCCCGGGCGCACCTCGAGGCGCTCGTACCCACCGTCCGCGCTGCCCTCGCCGAGGCCGGCGTGGAGCGCCCGGACGCCGTCGCCGCGACGATCGGGCCCGGTCTTTCCGGTGCGTTGCTGGTGGGCTCGTCCGCGGCCAAGGCCTACGCGGCCGCGTGGGGGGTTCCGTTCTACGCCGTCAACCACCTCGTCGGCCATGTCGCGGTCGCGGGGTTCGACGGCGGGCCGCTGACCGAGTGCGTCGCCCTGCTTGTCTCCGGTGGGCACACCCAGCTGCTGCACGTGCGCTCTCTCGCCGAGCCGGTCGTCGAGCTCGGCTCGACCCTCGACGACGCCGCCGGCGAGGCGTACGACAAGGTGGCCCGCCTTCTCGGCCTGGGGTACCCGGGCGGGCCGGTGATCGACCGACTCGCCGGGGTCGGGGATCCCCGTGCGATCCCGTTTCCGCGCGGGATGACCGGCCCCCGGGACGCACGGTACGACTTCTCCTTCTCCGGACTCAAGACCGCCGTCGCGCGCCGCATCGAAGCAGCCGAGCGTGACGGAGACGAACTCGAGGTGGCAGACGTCGCTGCTTCCTTCCAGGAGGCCGTGGCCGACGTGCTCACTGTGAAGGCGGTCCGGGCCTGCACCGATCTGGGCGTGGACACGCTGCTCATCGGTGGTGGGGTCGCCGCCAACTCGCGACTGCGCGAACTCGCCGCCCAGCGGTGTGCAGATGCGGGCCTGGCCCTACGTGTCCCGCGGCCGCGGCTGTGTACTGACAACGGCGCGATGGTGGTGGGGGTCGCCTCAGCACTGCTCGCCGCGGGTGCCGCGCCCAGTCCACTGACCGTGGCGGCCGACCCCGGGTTGCCGGTCCAGGTCACCCAGGTCGCGTAG
- the groES gene encoding co-chaperone GroES, with amino-acid sequence MIVAIKPLEDKILVEALEAETTTASGLVIPDTAKEKPQEGTVVAVGKGRFDEDGDRIPMDIKEGDKVIYSKYGGTEIKYEGKEYLILSSRDVLAVID; translated from the coding sequence ATCATCGTGGCGATCAAGCCGCTTGAGGACAAGATTCTCGTCGAGGCCCTTGAGGCCGAGACCACCACGGCGTCCGGTCTCGTCATCCCGGACACCGCCAAGGAGAAGCCCCAGGAGGGCACCGTCGTCGCGGTCGGTAAGGGCCGCTTCGACGAGGACGGCGACCGCATCCCCATGGACATCAAGGAGGGGGACAAGGTCATCTACTCGAAGTACGGCGGCACCGAGATCAAGTACGAGGGCAAGGAGTACCTGATCCTCTCCTCGCGTGACGTTCTCGCGGTCATCGACTGA
- the groL gene encoding chaperonin GroEL (60 kDa chaperone family; promotes refolding of misfolded polypeptides especially under stressful conditions; forms two stacked rings of heptamers to form a barrel-shaped 14mer; ends can be capped by GroES; misfolded proteins enter the barrel where they are refolded when GroES binds), producing MSKLIAFDEEARKGMLAGVDELANTVKVTLGPKGRHVVLAKAFGGPTVTNDGVSIAREIELEEPFANLGAQLVKSVATKTNDVAGDGTTTATVLAQALIRQGLRNVAAGSNPMAMGKGIDKASAAVVEFLRSSATPVSDSDAVAQVATVSSRDPEIGRMVAEAMDAVGVNGVVSVEESQGLHTEVAVTEGVAFDKGFLSPYFVTDPDEQKAIQEDVLILLHREKISSLPDLLPLLEKVAETGKPLLIIAEDVDGEALSTLVVNSIRKTLKVVAIKAPFFGDRRKAFQEDLAIITKGQVVSPDLGMKLSECGLEVLGQARRVTVSKDETIIVDGAGDQADVDARVAQLRREAEATDSDWDREKLEERIAKLAGGVAVIRVGAATETELTERKLRVEDAVNSAKAAVAEGVIAGGGSVLVQAAAALERLAADTSDADEAVGVNVVRKALSAPLFWIAANAGEDGSVVVSKVSEMGPRDGFNAATGEYGDLISAGIIDPVKVTSSAVVNACSVARMVLTTETAIVEKPEEKGTGGHSHAGHSH from the coding sequence ATGTCCAAATTGATCGCATTCGACGAGGAGGCCCGCAAGGGCATGCTCGCCGGTGTTGACGAGCTCGCCAACACCGTCAAGGTCACACTCGGTCCGAAGGGGCGCCACGTGGTGCTCGCCAAGGCGTTCGGTGGGCCCACCGTCACCAACGACGGCGTCTCCATCGCCCGCGAGATCGAGCTCGAAGAGCCGTTCGCGAACCTCGGTGCCCAGCTGGTCAAGAGCGTCGCCACGAAGACCAACGACGTCGCCGGCGACGGCACCACCACCGCCACCGTGCTCGCGCAGGCGCTCATCCGTCAGGGGCTGCGGAACGTGGCCGCCGGTTCCAACCCGATGGCGATGGGCAAGGGCATCGACAAGGCTTCCGCCGCAGTCGTCGAGTTCCTGCGGTCCTCGGCGACGCCGGTCTCCGACTCCGACGCGGTCGCCCAGGTGGCGACCGTGTCCTCGCGTGATCCCGAGATCGGCCGCATGGTCGCCGAGGCCATGGACGCCGTCGGTGTCAACGGCGTCGTCTCGGTCGAGGAGTCGCAGGGGCTGCACACCGAGGTGGCGGTCACCGAGGGCGTCGCGTTCGACAAGGGTTTCCTCTCGCCGTACTTCGTCACCGACCCCGACGAGCAGAAGGCCATCCAGGAAGACGTCCTCATCCTGCTCCACCGCGAGAAGATCAGCTCCCTGCCGGATCTGCTTCCGCTCCTGGAGAAGGTCGCCGAGACCGGCAAGCCGCTGCTGATCATCGCCGAGGACGTCGACGGTGAGGCGCTGTCGACCCTGGTGGTCAACTCGATCCGGAAGACCCTCAAGGTCGTCGCGATCAAGGCCCCGTTCTTCGGTGACCGCCGCAAGGCCTTCCAGGAGGACCTGGCGATCATCACCAAGGGTCAGGTCGTCAGTCCGGACCTGGGAATGAAGCTGTCCGAGTGCGGGTTGGAGGTCCTCGGTCAGGCACGGCGGGTGACCGTGTCCAAGGACGAGACGATTATCGTCGACGGTGCCGGTGACCAGGCGGACGTCGACGCCCGCGTCGCACAGCTGCGCCGTGAGGCCGAGGCCACCGACTCCGACTGGGACCGCGAGAAGCTCGAGGAGCGCATCGCCAAGCTCGCCGGAGGTGTCGCCGTGATCCGCGTGGGCGCGGCCACCGAGACCGAACTGACCGAGCGCAAGCTCCGCGTCGAGGACGCCGTCAACTCGGCCAAGGCGGCCGTCGCGGAGGGCGTCATCGCCGGCGGTGGCTCCGTACTCGTCCAGGCGGCCGCGGCCCTCGAGCGGCTCGCCGCCGACACCTCCGACGCCGACGAGGCCGTCGGGGTGAACGTGGTGCGCAAGGCACTGTCCGCGCCGCTGTTCTGGATCGCTGCGAACGCCGGTGAGGACGGGTCCGTCGTCGTGAGCAAGGTCTCCGAGATGGGTCCGCGTGACGGGTTCAACGCCGCCACGGGGGAGTACGGCGATCTGATCTCCGCCGGGATCATCGACCCGGTGAAGGTGACGTCCTCGGCCGTCGTCAACGCATGCTCGGTGGCCCGGATGGTCCTCACGACAGAGACGGCGATCGTCGAGAAGCCCGAGGAGAAGGGCACCGGCGGGCATTCGCACGCCGGCCACTCGCACTGA
- a CDS encoding sigma-70 family RNA polymerase sigma factor: MTGTADELELAVADAVKGDRTAAARVLELVRPGVVRYCRSRVGGSERVNLSADDVAQEVLIAVLSALPGYRDQGRPFMAFVYGIAAHKVADAHRGASRNKSDPVEYLPEVLSTDTGPEDYVLDGEVSRAVSRLLGTLPEKQREIIRLRVVVGLSAEETAEIVDSTAGAVRVAQHRAMKQLRARIEQDGEERWR, from the coding sequence ATGACAGGTACAGCAGACGAGTTGGAACTCGCCGTAGCCGATGCGGTCAAGGGTGACCGTACCGCCGCTGCGCGGGTGCTGGAACTCGTGCGACCCGGTGTGGTGCGGTATTGCCGCTCCCGCGTCGGTGGCTCGGAGAGGGTCAACCTGTCTGCTGACGATGTCGCTCAAGAAGTTTTGATCGCGGTTCTCTCGGCACTGCCGGGGTACCGCGACCAGGGACGTCCCTTCATGGCCTTCGTGTACGGGATTGCGGCCCACAAGGTCGCGGACGCCCATCGTGGCGCCTCGCGGAACAAGTCCGATCCCGTGGAGTACCTCCCCGAGGTGCTCTCGACCGACACGGGCCCGGAGGATTACGTCCTCGATGGCGAGGTGTCGAGAGCGGTGAGCCGCCTCCTCGGCACCCTGCCAGAGAAGCAGCGGGAGATAATCCGGCTGCGTGTCGTGGTCGGACTCTCCGCTGAGGAGACCGCGGAGATCGTCGACAGCACGGCCGGAGCCGTGCGGGTCGCCCAACACCGGGCGATGAAGCAACTCCGGGCGAGGATCGAGCAGGATGGAGAGGAGCGATGGCGATGA
- a CDS encoding DUF5319 domain-containing protein produces MNDPLRHGMPPDPFAGDPDDPAAELAELDPVDDGLPAGPLDDDERRAIEEDLADLAEFRRLLAPIGVKGVAVQCDDCAEDHYHEWDMLRANLMQLLEDGSLLPHEPAFDPIPDDYVTWEYCRGYADAARAVRPRRLNWRR; encoded by the coding sequence GTGAACGATCCCCTACGGCACGGAATGCCGCCCGACCCGTTCGCCGGCGATCCGGATGATCCGGCCGCGGAACTGGCCGAACTCGACCCCGTTGACGACGGCTTGCCCGCAGGTCCCCTCGACGACGACGAACGGCGGGCGATAGAGGAGGACCTCGCGGACCTCGCGGAGTTCCGCCGCTTGCTGGCCCCGATCGGGGTGAAGGGTGTCGCGGTCCAGTGCGACGATTGCGCCGAGGACCACTATCACGAGTGGGACATGCTCCGCGCCAATCTCATGCAACTTCTCGAGGACGGCTCGTTGCTGCCGCATGAGCCTGCCTTCGACCCCATCCCGGACGACTACGTCACGTGGGAGTACTGCCGCGGTTACGCGGATGCCGCCCGGGCAGTGCGCCCGCGTCGGCTGAACTGGCGCCGCTGA
- the guaB gene encoding IMP dehydrogenase, with amino-acid sequence MSESNGPVRTGGDDPTKVAMVGLTFDDVLLLPAASEVVPSEVDTSTQLTREITLRVPLISSAMDTVTEARMAIAMARQGGIGVLHRNLSVGDQAAQVETVKRSEAGMVTDPVTCAPSDTLAEVDEKCARYRISGLPVTDERGELVGIITNRDMRFEMDKSRRVDEVMTRAPLVVAREGVTAEAALGLLRRHKIEKLPIVDGDGRLTGLITVKDFVKTEKHPDATKDSDGRLRVAAAIGTGDDAWQRAGALTDAGVDALVVDTAHAHNRNALDMVARVKRELGDRVQVIGGNLATRGAAQAMIDAGADAIKVGIGPGSICTTRVVAGVGAPQITAILEASVAAQAAGIPVIADGGMQYSGDVAKAIAAGASACMFGSLLAGCTESPGELIFVDGKQYKVYRGMGSLGAMRGRGKPGQEKSFSKDRYFQDDVLSEEKLVPEGIEGRVPYRGDVAQVLHQLAGGLRAGMGYTGAATIPEMNRSQFVQITAAGLRESHPHAIQMTVEAPNYNVKD; translated from the coding sequence ATGAGCGAGTCGAATGGCCCCGTGCGTACCGGCGGCGACGACCCGACCAAGGTCGCGATGGTGGGCCTGACGTTCGACGACGTTCTCCTACTTCCGGCCGCGTCCGAGGTGGTCCCCAGCGAGGTCGACACCAGTACGCAGTTGACCCGCGAGATCACCCTCCGCGTCCCGTTGATCTCGTCCGCGATGGACACGGTGACGGAGGCCCGGATGGCGATCGCCATGGCCCGCCAGGGCGGTATCGGCGTGCTGCACCGCAACCTGTCCGTGGGAGACCAGGCCGCCCAGGTCGAGACCGTCAAGCGGTCCGAGGCTGGCATGGTCACGGACCCGGTGACCTGTGCGCCCAGCGACACTCTCGCCGAGGTGGACGAGAAGTGCGCCCGTTACCGCATCTCCGGGCTGCCGGTGACCGATGAACGCGGCGAGTTGGTCGGCATCATCACCAACCGTGACATGCGGTTCGAGATGGACAAGTCCCGGCGGGTCGACGAGGTCATGACCCGGGCCCCTCTGGTTGTCGCGCGCGAAGGTGTCACCGCGGAAGCGGCGCTCGGGCTGCTACGCCGACACAAGATCGAGAAGCTACCGATCGTCGACGGCGACGGGCGTCTGACCGGTCTCATCACGGTCAAGGACTTCGTCAAGACCGAGAAGCACCCCGACGCCACAAAGGACTCGGATGGCCGACTGCGCGTGGCGGCCGCCATCGGGACCGGGGACGACGCCTGGCAGCGTGCCGGTGCCCTCACCGACGCCGGGGTGGACGCACTGGTGGTCGACACCGCCCACGCCCACAATCGCAATGCTCTCGACATGGTCGCGCGAGTCAAGCGTGAGCTCGGCGACCGCGTGCAGGTGATCGGCGGCAACCTCGCCACCCGCGGCGCCGCGCAGGCGATGATCGATGCGGGTGCCGATGCCATCAAGGTAGGGATCGGCCCCGGCTCGATCTGCACCACCCGGGTGGTCGCTGGTGTGGGAGCCCCCCAGATCACCGCGATCCTCGAGGCCTCGGTGGCCGCGCAGGCCGCGGGGATCCCCGTCATCGCGGACGGTGGAATGCAGTACTCCGGTGACGTGGCCAAGGCGATCGCCGCCGGCGCGTCGGCCTGCATGTTCGGGTCGCTGCTCGCGGGCTGCACCGAGTCGCCGGGTGAGCTGATCTTCGTCGACGGCAAGCAGTACAAGGTTTACCGCGGAATGGGCTCTCTGGGCGCGATGCGCGGGCGCGGCAAGCCCGGGCAGGAGAAGTCGTTCTCTAAGGACCGCTACTTCCAGGACGACGTCCTGTCCGAGGAGAAGCTGGTTCCCGAGGGGATCGAGGGGCGGGTCCCGTACCGGGGCGACGTCGCCCAGGTGCTCCATCAGCTCGCCGGTGGCCTGCGAGCCGGGATGGGGTACACCGGAGCGGCCACCATCCCGGAGATGAACCGTTCCCAGTTCGTCCAGATCACGGCGGCGGGGCTCAGGGAGAGCCACCCGCACGCGATCCAGATGACGGTCGAGGCTCCCAACTACAACGTCAAGGACTGA
- a CDS encoding GuaB3 family IMP dehydrogenase-related protein — protein MRNVVEIGLGREARRMYGLGEVDLVPSRRTRSSKEVSTSWQIDAYQMDIPVMTHPTDAVVSPSSAVEFSGLGGLAVLNGEGLWARHADPEAVIDELRELALEDVTGHRALARLQELHRAPVDRELLAAAVSRIRDGGATVAVRVSPQHARDLTPGLVAAGIDLLVVQGTIISAEHVSGEDAPLNLKEFIGGLDVPVIAGGVVDYKTALHLMRTGAAGVIVGYGGADGVTTTGPVLGMEVHMATAIADAAAARRDYLDETGGRYVHVLADGDIYTSGDIARAIACGADAVVLGPLLAGALQSPGRGVYWNSVAAHPNVPRGLVTEIEDETALAPLVELLEGPTSIPDGTRNLMGGLRRAMAKCGYSDVKSFQKVDLSVRP, from the coding sequence GTGCGCAACGTTGTCGAGATCGGTCTGGGCCGCGAGGCCCGTCGGATGTACGGACTGGGCGAGGTGGACCTCGTCCCCTCCCGCCGGACACGTAGCTCCAAGGAGGTGTCCACATCCTGGCAGATCGACGCCTACCAGATGGACATCCCGGTGATGACCCACCCGACCGATGCCGTGGTCTCTCCGTCCTCGGCGGTGGAGTTCTCCGGACTCGGCGGGCTGGCCGTGCTCAACGGTGAGGGGCTCTGGGCTCGTCACGCCGACCCCGAGGCCGTGATCGACGAGTTGCGGGAGCTCGCATTGGAGGACGTGACCGGACACCGGGCCTTGGCGCGGCTACAGGAGCTGCACCGGGCGCCGGTCGACCGTGAGTTGCTCGCCGCCGCGGTGAGCCGTATCCGCGACGGGGGAGCGACGGTCGCGGTGCGAGTCTCGCCGCAGCACGCGCGCGACCTCACCCCGGGACTCGTCGCGGCCGGAATCGATCTACTGGTCGTGCAGGGCACGATCATCTCGGCCGAGCACGTCAGTGGCGAAGACGCCCCGTTGAACCTCAAGGAGTTCATCGGCGGTCTGGATGTCCCGGTAATCGCCGGCGGCGTCGTGGACTACAAGACCGCACTACACCTCATGCGCACCGGCGCCGCTGGCGTGATCGTGGGGTACGGGGGTGCCGACGGGGTCACCACGACTGGGCCGGTTCTCGGTATGGAGGTCCACATGGCCACGGCGATCGCGGATGCGGCCGCCGCGCGCCGCGACTACCTCGACGAGACGGGGGGCCGATATGTCCACGTCCTCGCAGACGGGGACATCTACACTTCCGGCGACATCGCGCGGGCGATCGCGTGTGGCGCGGACGCTGTCGTGCTCGGCCCACTGTTGGCCGGAGCGCTGCAATCGCCGGGTCGTGGGGTTTACTGGAACTCCGTGGCGGCGCATCCCAACGTGCCGCGCGGACTTGTCACGGAGATCGAGGACGAAACGGCGTTGGCTCCTCTGGTGGAGCTCCTCGAGGGGCCGACGAGCATCCCCGACGGGACCCGGAACCTCATGGGCGGTCTACGTCGCGCGATGGCTAAGTGCGGATACTCGGACGTCAAGAGTTTCCAGAAGGTCGACCTGTCCGTCCGGCCCTGA
- a CDS encoding GMC family oxidoreductase: MTSHAHAYSTSTRPRSTPTDTDVDVLVVGSGFGGSVTALRLSEKGYRVTVAEAGRRFEDDDFPKTSWRLNRYVWAPKLKLFGLQRVHMLRDVMILAGAGVGGGSLNYANTLYKPQAPFFNDPQWAHITDWDDELSPYYDQGRRMLGVVTNPTHTNSDDIIKEIAADMGAEDTFVYTPVGVFFGAKTGGEGQPGETVSDPYFGGVGPDRTACIECGECMTGCRHGAKNTLLKNYLGLAERAGARVLDRTTVSGLRERGDGTWEVTLERTGAWTRRGKRTTTVTAGQVVVAAGTWGTQHLLHYAKDDGSLPRLSGALGKLTRTNSESILGAMRTEYKPEQDFSEGVAITSSFHPRSDTHIEPVRYGKGSNAIAVLQTLLTDGGGDTPRWRKLLAEIRKNPFALFQLIHLRRWSQRSVILLVMQNLDNSLQTFVKRLGPFRFVSSKQGHGEPNPSWIPAGNEATRRAADKIGGLAGGTWGEIADIPLTAHFLGGCAISDSPETGVVDPYHRVWNYPTMHIVDGSTISANLGVNPALSITAQAERAMSMWPNKGETDTRPAQGETYRRVAPVAPTSPVVPEAAPGALRLPIVGVS; the protein is encoded by the coding sequence ATGACGTCGCACGCGCACGCGTATTCGACCTCGACTCGGCCCCGTTCCACCCCGACGGATACCGATGTGGACGTCCTCGTGGTTGGTTCCGGATTCGGCGGGAGCGTCACCGCGCTGCGACTGTCGGAGAAGGGGTATCGCGTCACGGTGGCAGAGGCCGGCCGTCGCTTCGAGGACGACGACTTTCCCAAGACCTCGTGGCGGCTCAACCGCTATGTGTGGGCGCCGAAACTCAAGCTCTTCGGCCTCCAGCGCGTGCACATGCTGCGCGACGTGATGATCCTCGCCGGTGCGGGCGTGGGCGGCGGTTCACTCAACTACGCCAATACGCTGTACAAGCCGCAGGCGCCGTTCTTCAACGACCCGCAGTGGGCGCACATCACCGACTGGGATGACGAACTGTCCCCCTACTACGACCAGGGTCGACGCATGCTCGGCGTGGTCACCAACCCCACCCACACCAACTCCGACGACATCATCAAGGAGATCGCCGCGGATATGGGGGCGGAGGACACCTTCGTCTACACCCCGGTCGGCGTGTTCTTCGGGGCGAAGACCGGCGGCGAGGGCCAGCCCGGGGAGACGGTGTCCGACCCGTACTTCGGAGGCGTGGGCCCGGACCGCACCGCGTGCATCGAGTGCGGCGAGTGCATGACCGGCTGCCGCCACGGCGCCAAGAACACCCTGCTGAAGAACTACCTCGGCCTCGCCGAACGTGCGGGCGCCCGCGTCCTGGACCGCACCACCGTCAGCGGGCTCCGCGAGCGCGGCGACGGGACCTGGGAGGTCACCCTCGAGCGCACCGGTGCGTGGACTCGGCGCGGCAAGCGCACCACCACCGTCACCGCCGGACAGGTGGTCGTGGCGGCTGGGACGTGGGGGACCCAGCACCTGCTGCATTACGCCAAGGACGACGGATCGCTGCCCCGGCTCTCGGGGGCTCTCGGCAAACTCACGCGCACGAACTCTGAGTCGATCCTCGGGGCGATGCGCACGGAGTACAAGCCGGAACAGGACTTCTCCGAGGGGGTGGCCATCACGTCGTCGTTCCATCCCCGCTCCGACACCCACATCGAGCCCGTCCGCTACGGCAAGGGCTCCAATGCCATCGCCGTGCTGCAGACACTGCTCACCGACGGGGGCGGCGACACCCCGCGTTGGCGCAAACTGCTGGCCGAGATCCGCAAGAACCCCTTCGCGCTGTTCCAGCTAATCCACCTGCGGCGCTGGAGCCAGCGGTCGGTGATCCTGCTGGTCATGCAGAACCTGGACAACTCGCTGCAGACGTTCGTCAAGCGGCTGGGCCCCTTCCGGTTCGTCTCCAGCAAGCAGGGCCACGGCGAGCCCAACCCGTCGTGGATCCCGGCAGGCAATGAGGCCACGAGACGCGCCGCCGACAAGATCGGGGGACTGGCCGGCGGCACCTGGGGCGAGATCGCCGACATCCCGCTCACTGCGCATTTCCTCGGCGGTTGCGCTATCTCCGACTCGCCGGAGACCGGGGTCGTGGACCCGTACCACCGCGTGTGGAACTACCCCACGATGCACATCGTGGACGGCTCGACGATCTCCGCAAACCTCGGGGTCAACCCGGCGTTGAGCATCACGGCGCAAGCCGAGCGCGCCATGTCGATGTGGCCGAACAAGGGCGAGACCGACACCCGGCCGGCGCAGGGGGAAACCTACCGGCGCGTCGCGCCGGTCGCACCGACCTCGCCGGTCGTCCCCGAGGCGGCGCCCGGCGCGCTGAGACTGCCGATCGTCGGGGTCAGCTGA
- a CDS encoding wax ester/triacylglycerol synthase family O-acyltransferase: MTGFDASLLYLETEQQPLVVGGIICLDVSGLHGGYSFERFRTEVARRVKQIPELRRKIYDSPLNLGRPAWVEEYHLDVTDHVRCVVVDEPGDERAVFEACGRLGSRPLDRSRPLWEIWVLEGLAESHTVAVYFRAHHAILDGATSTEILRTFGAAGRDPSPRDLEPVRVEAGGTNLLRLVAGGLWDFSVRRPLTLSRLVPEALTLPFTLRRSTAGGKSADAEPGEAGQVRPPNSRPFTAPRTRFNATVTPRRSVWGASLDLEAMKEIKDAHEVTVNDVFLTVVGGGLRRYLRMHEDLPEKPLIAVVPVSTRGDGQTQGHNRVTVLFASLGTDIEDPLSRLQAVAARTSRGKKQTSSGMRPGFIQDLATLTPATTVSLFMRLYGDFRLADMHPVIHNLIVSNIPGPREQVEFLGARVTHLYPMGPLMHGSGLSVTAMSLGGSLDVGFNACEHLVPDVDLFADGVRESMDRLLELTRARASGEPGAR; encoded by the coding sequence ATGACCGGCTTCGATGCCAGCCTGCTGTACCTGGAAACGGAACAGCAGCCACTCGTCGTGGGCGGGATCATCTGCCTCGACGTCTCCGGGCTCCACGGGGGGTACTCCTTCGAACGCTTCCGGACGGAAGTCGCACGACGCGTCAAGCAGATCCCCGAGCTGCGCCGCAAAATCTACGACTCCCCGCTCAACCTCGGGCGGCCGGCGTGGGTCGAGGAATACCACCTCGACGTGACCGATCATGTCCGATGCGTCGTGGTAGACGAGCCCGGTGATGAACGCGCGGTCTTCGAGGCGTGCGGAAGGCTGGGGAGTCGTCCGCTCGACCGGTCCCGGCCCCTGTGGGAGATCTGGGTGCTGGAGGGGCTGGCGGAATCACACACGGTGGCCGTCTACTTCCGGGCCCACCACGCGATCCTCGACGGGGCGACCAGCACCGAGATCCTGCGCACGTTCGGTGCGGCGGGGCGTGATCCCTCACCCCGGGATCTCGAGCCGGTCCGCGTCGAGGCCGGCGGAACCAATCTCCTCAGGCTGGTGGCCGGCGGCCTCTGGGACTTCTCCGTGCGCCGCCCGCTCACTTTGTCGCGGCTCGTGCCGGAGGCCCTCACGTTGCCATTCACCTTGCGCAGGTCGACGGCTGGCGGCAAGTCGGCCGACGCGGAACCGGGTGAGGCGGGCCAGGTTAGGCCCCCGAACAGTAGACCATTCACCGCTCCCAGGACGCGGTTCAACGCCACGGTCACACCCCGCCGGTCGGTCTGGGGGGCCTCGCTCGATTTGGAGGCGATGAAGGAGATCAAGGACGCGCACGAGGTGACGGTGAACGACGTGTTCCTCACCGTGGTGGGGGGCGGGCTCCGCAGGTACCTGCGTATGCACGAAGACCTGCCGGAGAAGCCACTGATCGCGGTTGTCCCGGTCTCAACGCGGGGAGACGGCCAGACCCAGGGCCATAACCGGGTGACGGTGTTGTTCGCCTCGCTGGGAACGGACATTGAGGACCCGCTCAGCCGGCTGCAGGCGGTGGCCGCACGCACCAGCAGGGGTAAGAAGCAGACGAGCAGCGGGATGCGGCCCGGCTTCATCCAGGACCTCGCCACCCTGACGCCGGCCACGACGGTGTCATTGTTCATGCGGTTGTACGGCGATTTTCGTCTCGCCGACATGCACCCGGTGATCCACAACCTCATCGTCTCGAACATCCCAGGCCCCCGGGAGCAGGTGGAGTTTCTCGGCGCGCGGGTCACTCATCTCTACCCGATGGGGCCGCTGATGCACGGATCCGGCCTGTCCGTTACCGCGATGTCCCTGGGCGGTTCACTGGACGTGGGTTTCAACGCGTGCGAGCATCTGGTCCCCGACGTCGATTTATTCGCCGACGGGGTGCGTGAATCGATGGACCGGTTACTGGAACTCACCCGCGCACGAGCCAGCGGTGAACCCGGCGCCCGGTAA